The DNA region CGCGTGAGCACGCCCCACGACCCCGAGGTGGGAACTCCGTAGCAGCAGCCGTTGAAAAAGCAGCCCCAGCGCCCGATCCCGATCCCGAGCGCAACGGAGGGGGCGAGTGTATCTGCGAGCGTGTAGAACGAGACCCCCCTCTTCCTGCAGAACCACAAGGCGACGATGACACCAGCCGCAAGCGCCCCATGGAGCGACAATCCTTCCTCGGTTATGTTAAGGATCGTCCAGGGGTTGGAAACGTAGAGACCCAGGTTGAGAACCACGTAGAGTGCGTGGCTCACAATTACCCCGGCCAGGAGCGTCACCAGCAGGAAGTCATACATCCACTCCCCGCCGATACCCTTGCGCTCGGCCTCGCGCGAGGCCAGTATGGAGCCGGCCACGAACGCCAGTCCGAGCATGAGCCCGTACGAGTGCACAGATACAGGTCCCCATCTCGCGATCACTGGATACATCCGATTCACCCTTCTCCGCCGCGGGGCTACAGTTCCTGGATAATCAGCCTGGGATTGGGCACATTAGGAATCCGGAGGCGATTCCTTTGAAGTCCAGGTCCTGGCCGCTCGTCGTCATAGTCGTGGTGCTGTTGTCAACCGTTGCGTCAATAGCCCTTATCGTAACAGACGCGCTTCCCGCCGGCCATGGCGGCTCCCCCGTTCGACCGTGGGACATCCGCGGCATGGTCAGGGAGGCCATCCAGGACATGCTCCGCAGCGATGAAACGCGGTTGATGCTCGAGTCCATGATGCCCGAAACCGTCCTCGACAGGCAGGCGCTCGTCAAGCAGATGATCGACGCCATCTCCACGTCCGAGGAGGCGCGCAAGGCGCTCAGGGACGCCCTCTACACCCCGGAAGCGCGCGAGGCGTTCGCCGCTGCCTTGAAGTCCCCGGAGGCCGAGAGGGCCATCAGGGAGCTCCTGTCCTCCCCCGGGATGCGGAAGATGGTCGCCGACCTCGTCCGCGAGTCGATGCGCCAGGGCTACTAGCATGGCCACCCGGCGCACCCGGCAAGCGCCTCGCCTCGCTCCACCCTGAACCGCAGGCCGAGTCGCTCCCACATCTCAAGGTACTGCCGCCGGGGGATCCGCTCAGGGGGCCTGCCGTCCAGGGCGGAAATCAGCGCCTCGAGGACGTTGGCTCCATACGACCTCCCGTCGATGCCGGGAGAGGTGGTGGCCACAAATGCGGCACCCCTCGCGAGCGCCTCATCGATTTCCGCCTGCGTGGCCGTGCTCAACACGACCGTCTTCCCCCGGAGATCGAGGGGCATGGCCCTCCACAACATGTAAGAATCGCCCGCGAGGACGTCCGCCCCGGAGAAGTCGGGCCCACGCCGCAGGCCGGCCGTCTCCACGCGCCTGCCGGGCTGTATGCGGCTCGGGTACAGGTACCTCAGCGGGACGTGCCGCAGGACCGGCATGGTCACCCTGGCCGCCACCGCGAACCGCCGTAGACCATTAAACACGAACGGGAGGCGAAGCGCAAGCGCGGCGTCGCAGACCCCCACCTCGCAGCCGGCGCGTTCAAGCGCTGCCGCCAGGTCCCAGCGGTCCAGCGCCGAGGCTACGAGGGCCTTCCTTCCGTGGAACCGTACGCCGCACCGTTGGAGCTCGTCAACGATCGACGGCTCGATGTA from Bacillota bacterium includes:
- the lgt gene encoding prolipoprotein diacylglyceryl transferase; the protein is MYPVIARWGPVSVHSYGLMLGLAFVAGSILASREAERKGIGGEWMYDFLLVTLLAGVIVSHALYVVLNLGLYVSNPWTILNITEEGLSLHGALAAGVIVALWFCRKRGVSFYTLADTLAPSVALGIGIGRWGCFFNGCCYGVPTSGSWGVLTRYAPGLRYPTQIYESIAAFALFALLWSVRSKMKADGQVFTLFLLMYSVIRFFVEFFRESAYLGPLTYAQAASILIVAVALYWFYRLDRRSDSPEPK
- a CDS encoding quinate 5-dehydrogenase, whose product is MKWVMSVSLGDPARDHSAEVSAAGERVLVERRGTGGDIRRAQDIIRRYDGRVDAFGLGGVNLYYRAGASRYRIREGWVLREYARSSPVADGAFVKEYIEPSIVDELQRCGVRFHGRKALVASALDRWDLAAALERAGCEVGVCDAALALRLPFVFNGLRRFAVAARVTMPVLRHVPLRYLYPSRIQPGRRVETAGLRRGPDFSGADVLAGDSYMLWRAMPLDLRGKTVVLSTATQAEIDEALARGAAFVATTSPGIDGRSYGANVLEALISALDGRPPERIPRRQYLEMWERLGLRFRVERGEALAGCAGWPC